The Silvanigrella paludirubra genome contains a region encoding:
- a CDS encoding transglycosylase SLT domain-containing protein, whose amino-acid sequence MKLLIAILSLFASFHVFAGEQTKRMKSSNKRSMTKEQVAYTLERAGFPREIVPVVTCLAEKESNFNPNAVNRHNTNNTKDHGLLQINDIWMKDCNLNENDLSNPLKNARCALKVYKKQGLTAWVTYNKFKRACLAYEIPNYNTKTIAEVIIKNNQLM is encoded by the coding sequence ATGAAGTTATTAATAGCAATTTTATCCTTATTTGCGAGTTTTCATGTTTTTGCAGGTGAACAAACTAAAAGAATGAAATCTAGTAATAAACGCTCTATGACAAAAGAACAAGTAGCCTATACTCTTGAAAGAGCTGGGTTTCCTAGAGAGATTGTTCCTGTTGTAACTTGTTTGGCTGAAAAAGAGTCAAATTTTAATCCAAATGCAGTAAATCGTCATAATACAAATAATACTAAAGATCACGGTTTGTTACAAATTAATGATATTTGGATGAAAGATTGTAATTTAAATGAAAATGATTTGTCTAATCCTTTAAAAAATGCAAGATGTGCACTTAAAGTTTACAAAAAACAAGGTCTTACTGCTTGGGTAACGTATAATAAATTTAAAAGAGCTTGTCTTGCTTATGAAATTCCAAATTACAATACAAAAACGATAGCAGAAGTTATTATCAAAAATAACCAGTTAATGTAA
- a CDS encoding MutS-related protein → MEDHSKLIDPKNSEQKKMKFESARRKSENYDKKLKRLDNTFALFRLISIITFLAVIVSLFKNQSTSTNFLFIVLFLIYCLLTSWIHNVIQVNQKKWKALSLSYQLSILRMDRNFEKLENEIAPWHKECISVPKGHIYSSDLDIHSQLFLLFNTCSTKNGSSKLFKLFMEAGINPCDNKSSKERSLKSKLLSKQSILLRRFESLRLDENFLQKFYKENEKNKEKNNSKNENEIIQNQNISENKYQFHMRNIYSFINFLAWVFILLPTLINFIQNPNVELLIQPLFLYSMFLLFGVFIFTPVTEKAEKISQSSKKIEQVIKALSKSQKSVQSLNLSFLEPTSIKEIDSLNFLINLISLRGNFIFWITLHIFFPFDAIICFVIQLKLKSIEKKLPIWEEELYEFDLLSSFARFHLENSVSHFLTEEERNLASPDYIEFVNMGHPLIPEYNRISNTLKLNKTSPVILLTGSNMAGKSTFLRTFGINVLLANMGAPVCASRFIVKPSRLLCAIRIDDSLSDGTSYFYAEVKRLKFILNSLNNKNNIEPSIFLIDEIFRGTNNKERYIGSLNIIHSLFNKNSFGIISTHDLALADINQSDTRLRNMHFREHIENNKLIFDYLIKEGPCPTTNALFIMKQEGLPIP, encoded by the coding sequence ATGGAAGATCATTCAAAATTAATTGACCCAAAAAATAGTGAACAAAAAAAAATGAAATTTGAAAGTGCAAGAAGAAAATCTGAAAATTATGATAAAAAATTAAAAAGATTAGATAATACGTTTGCTTTATTTAGGCTCATTAGTATTATAACTTTTTTAGCGGTTATTGTAAGTTTATTTAAAAATCAATCCACTTCTACCAATTTTTTATTTATTGTTTTATTTTTAATCTATTGTTTATTAACTTCATGGATTCATAATGTGATACAAGTGAATCAAAAAAAATGGAAAGCCTTAAGTTTAAGTTATCAATTATCTATCCTAAGAATGGATAGAAACTTTGAAAAATTAGAAAACGAAATTGCTCCATGGCATAAAGAATGTATAAGTGTTCCAAAAGGACATATTTATTCATCAGATTTAGACATTCACTCTCAATTATTCTTATTATTTAATACATGTTCAACAAAAAATGGTTCAAGTAAATTATTTAAACTTTTTATGGAAGCAGGAATTAATCCCTGTGATAACAAATCTTCAAAAGAAAGATCATTAAAATCTAAATTATTAAGTAAACAAAGTATTTTATTAAGACGTTTTGAATCTTTAAGACTAGACGAGAATTTTTTACAAAAATTCTATAAGGAAAATGAAAAAAATAAAGAAAAGAATAACAGTAAAAATGAAAACGAAATAATTCAAAATCAGAATATTTCTGAAAATAAATATCAATTTCATATGCGCAATATTTATTCTTTTATTAATTTTTTAGCATGGGTTTTTATTTTACTTCCAACTCTAATTAATTTTATTCAAAATCCAAATGTAGAACTCCTAATACAGCCTTTGTTTTTATATTCTATGTTTCTTCTATTTGGAGTTTTTATATTTACTCCTGTTACAGAAAAAGCTGAAAAAATTTCTCAATCTTCAAAAAAAATTGAGCAAGTAATTAAAGCTCTTTCAAAAAGTCAAAAATCAGTTCAATCCCTAAATTTATCTTTTTTAGAACCAACTTCTATTAAAGAAATAGATTCTTTAAATTTTTTAATAAATTTAATTTCATTAAGGGGTAATTTTATATTTTGGATAACTTTACACATTTTTTTTCCTTTTGATGCAATCATTTGTTTTGTGATCCAATTAAAATTAAAATCAATCGAAAAGAAACTTCCAATTTGGGAAGAAGAACTTTATGAATTTGATCTATTAAGCAGTTTTGCAAGATTTCATTTAGAAAATTCTGTAAGCCATTTTTTGACAGAAGAAGAAAGAAACTTAGCAAGCCCTGATTACATAGAGTTTGTAAATATGGGTCATCCATTAATTCCTGAATATAATAGAATTTCAAATACTCTTAAATTAAATAAAACGTCACCTGTTATATTATTAACTGGAAGTAATATGGCTGGAAAAAGTACTTTTTTAAGAACTTTTGGAATAAATGTTTTATTGGCAAATATGGGAGCACCCGTTTGTGCTTCTCGATTTATCGTAAAACCAAGCAGATTACTGTGTGCAATAAGAATTGATGATTCTTTATCAGATGGTACGAGTTACTTTTATGCCGAAGTAAAAAGACTTAAATTTATTTTAAATTCTCTAAATAATAAAAACAATATTGAACCCAGTATTTTTTTAATTGATGAAATATTTAGAGGAACAAATAATAAAGAAAGATATATTGGAAGTTTAAATATAATTCATTCTTTATTCAATAAAAATTCATTTGGAATTATTTCGACTCATGATTTAGCTTTAGCCGATATAAATCAATCTGATACCAGATTACGAAACATGCATTTTAGAGAACACATTGAAAATAATAAATTGATTTTTGATTATTTAATTAAAGAAGGGCCATGTCCCACAACAAACGCATTATTTATAATGAAACAAGAAGGACTTCCTATCCCTTAA
- a CDS encoding leucine-rich repeat domain-containing protein has product MNYLIKIKNNSSKLIFYIFFLVNLSVLKAYSTENTYKIFFSENHMYLEKNNFLLSLPYKIKLEENLNQFEIVDGPEVCKSIFSISNQNLLFKDPKNNLKTYTECKLKLSNSTTKNSLIYHFGINKTFKSWCASKEQSGIGIKKTVEAVMNMIQAKDCKDDSIKESLFNARMLNLAGQELSDLSPLGCLVSLRALWLDNNELSNLKPLSSLKSLIVLSLSNNHISDIQVISNFKELQWLFLSTNQIDNVDYLSNLEKIKVLSIKNNNIDNPKPLFQFSPNTLILANGNPFLKNVCKDYSDNKSGLKQISWVEKLCKSDPSKKAIKVNLSSPI; this is encoded by the coding sequence ATGAATTATCTAATAAAAATAAAAAATAATAGTTCTAAGCTTATTTTCTATATTTTTTTTCTAGTTAATTTATCGGTTTTAAAAGCCTATTCAACTGAAAATACTTATAAAATATTTTTTTCAGAAAATCATATGTATTTAGAAAAAAATAATTTTTTATTGTCTCTTCCTTATAAAATAAAATTAGAGGAAAATTTAAATCAATTTGAAATAGTTGATGGTCCTGAAGTATGTAAATCGATATTTTCTATTTCTAATCAAAATCTTCTATTTAAAGATCCTAAAAATAATCTTAAAACATATACCGAATGTAAACTAAAATTATCAAATTCAACAACAAAAAATTCTTTAATATACCATTTTGGAATAAATAAAACATTTAAATCTTGGTGTGCTTCAAAAGAACAATCTGGAATTGGAATTAAAAAAACAGTTGAAGCTGTTATGAATATGATTCAAGCAAAAGATTGCAAAGATGATTCAATAAAAGAAAGTTTATTTAATGCGAGAATGTTAAATTTAGCAGGCCAAGAGTTAAGTGATCTTTCACCGCTTGGTTGTTTAGTTAGCTTAAGAGCTTTGTGGCTTGATAATAATGAATTGTCAAATTTGAAACCTCTTTCTTCTTTAAAGAGTTTAATTGTTTTAAGTCTTTCAAACAATCATATCTCAGATATACAAGTTATAAGTAATTTTAAAGAACTACAATGGCTATTTTTAAGTACAAATCAAATAGATAATGTAGATTATTTATCTAATTTAGAAAAAATTAAAGTTTTATCAATTAAAAATAATAATATAGATAATCCGAAACCTTTATTTCAATTTAGTCCAAACACATTAATACTTGCTAATGGAAATCCATTTTTAAAAAATGTTTGTAAGGATTATTCAGATAATAAGTCTGGTCTTAAACAGATTAGTTGGGTTGAAAAACTCTGTAAATCAGACCCATCTAAAAAAGCGATAAAAGTGAATCTTTCTTCTCCAATTTAA
- a CDS encoding tyrosine-type recombinase/integrase, with translation MQNENFNRAISNKNIILTKEEYIGKEIIDIFNWFIHSFKSENTQQSYTRDLEEFFLFTFKTLKIKITSLKQITERLVILWKESLNNFSISSVARKLSSLSSFLTYARKRGLLEYNILELIKKPKIDKKGKTNTLNQEEVLKLLEFSKKQFQISKCKKSRTYNVWRLRYTVMYTLFTVGLRAEELCELKINSLEKVGANWRLHMVTKGNVTHSPIIHPNTALVLMDYKNEFRADAEGDDYFFIRSQMSKNLTKLSRSSVFDMVKISVKESRVFKDVSPHSFRATLATLLHNQGVPIVQIQGLLNHKLISTTSIYLKKSSELAESATQKIGFLE, from the coding sequence ATGCAAAACGAGAATTTTAATCGAGCTATATCCAATAAAAATATTATTTTAACTAAAGAAGAATATATTGGAAAAGAAATTATAGATATTTTTAATTGGTTTATTCATTCTTTTAAAAGTGAAAATACTCAACAATCATATACGAGAGATTTAGAGGAATTTTTTTTATTTACATTTAAGACATTAAAAATTAAAATCACTTCTTTAAAACAAATAACTGAAAGATTAGTTATCCTATGGAAAGAAAGTTTAAATAATTTTTCAATATCTTCTGTCGCTAGAAAGCTTTCATCATTATCTTCATTTTTAACATACGCCAGAAAAAGGGGACTATTAGAATATAATATTCTTGAATTAATTAAAAAACCAAAGATTGATAAAAAAGGTAAAACGAATACTTTAAATCAAGAAGAAGTATTAAAACTTTTAGAATTTTCAAAAAAACAATTTCAAATTTCTAAATGTAAAAAAAGCAGAACTTATAATGTTTGGCGTTTAAGATATACTGTAATGTATACACTTTTTACAGTAGGATTAAGAGCAGAAGAATTATGTGAATTAAAAATAAATAGCTTAGAAAAGGTAGGAGCAAACTGGCGTTTGCATATGGTAACAAAAGGAAATGTAACACATTCGCCAATAATTCATCCTAATACAGCTCTCGTTCTAATGGATTACAAAAATGAATTTAGAGCCGATGCAGAGGGAGATGACTACTTTTTTATTCGTTCACAAATGTCTAAAAATTTAACAAAACTGAGTCGTTCTTCCGTTTTTGATATGGTAAAAATTTCTGTGAAAGAGTCTCGAGTCTTCAAAGATGTAAGCCCACATAGTTTTAGAGCGACTTTGGCTACACTTTTACATAATCAAGGTGTGCCTATTGTTCAAATTCAAGGACTTTTAAACCATAAATTAATTTCTACAACTTCAATATATTTGAAGAAATCTAGTGAATTAGCAGAGTCTGCAACACAAAAAATAGGATTTTTGGAATAA
- the lysA gene encoding diaminopimelate decarboxylase — protein sequence MRLFITLKPLEQRIKGEGLYIDSVPLSDILDLKVSPIYVTSLNSISQRLNYYKSALQKHFTNFEVFYAMKANFSFPILEEIKNSGGGIDIVSIGEWRAALKAGIKPEKICFAGVGKKEEEWKEAIKGGLGYLSVEHLSELNDILFFIYKNKSDEIKSLVISLRLNPSVEVETHPHLKTGALNSKFGILFEHFEIWLNQMKSQFQDIEDYKKWIRPLKGIHVHVGSQLMENSIFPLIANKILDCADFMLKNNIIVKHIDFGGGLGVPVEGVPENGIDIKSHIDFLCNTFKNAASNYKDLIKEWGKDFNNLFVCVEPGRSIVASSTVFITQVLYEKRNSDKNLFCYVDGAMNDFPRPSLYGAIHHAEIVNFKQDVNLREKLKNNFLNWNIVGPVCESGDFLSKNTLLPEVQKGDIIAFFEAGAYCRSMASTYNLRSLTSEVFVKDGKILHVIQG from the coding sequence ATGCGACTATTTATTACTTTAAAACCTCTTGAACAACGAATTAAAGGGGAGGGCCTTTACATCGATTCTGTTCCTTTATCAGATATTTTAGATCTGAAGGTGTCTCCAATTTATGTAACAAGCCTAAATTCAATTTCTCAAAGATTAAATTACTATAAGTCAGCGCTTCAAAAACACTTTACTAATTTTGAAGTTTTCTATGCCATGAAAGCAAATTTTTCTTTTCCTATATTAGAGGAAATTAAAAATTCAGGAGGTGGTATCGATATCGTTTCTATTGGTGAATGGCGCGCGGCTTTAAAGGCTGGAATTAAACCAGAGAAAATTTGTTTTGCTGGTGTTGGCAAAAAAGAGGAGGAATGGAAAGAAGCAATAAAAGGAGGACTAGGTTATTTAAGTGTTGAGCATTTATCAGAATTAAATGATATTTTATTTTTTATTTATAAAAACAAAAGTGATGAAATAAAAAGTTTGGTCATTTCTTTAAGATTAAATCCATCAGTAGAAGTAGAAACACACCCACATTTAAAAACAGGAGCATTAAATTCAAAGTTTGGTATATTATTTGAGCATTTTGAAATATGGTTAAATCAAATGAAGTCTCAATTTCAAGATATAGAAGACTATAAAAAATGGATTCGTCCTTTAAAAGGAATTCATGTACACGTCGGATCACAATTAATGGAAAATTCTATATTTCCTTTAATTGCAAATAAAATTCTTGATTGTGCTGATTTTATGTTAAAAAATAACATTATAGTTAAACATATTGATTTTGGTGGTGGGTTAGGTGTGCCTGTTGAAGGTGTTCCTGAAAATGGAATTGACATTAAATCACATATCGATTTTTTATGTAACACATTTAAAAATGCAGCAAGTAATTATAAAGATCTTATCAAAGAGTGGGGCAAAGATTTTAATAATTTATTTGTTTGTGTTGAACCAGGTAGAAGTATTGTAGCAAGTTCTACTGTTTTTATAACTCAAGTTTTATACGAAAAACGAAATTCAGACAAAAATTTATTTTGTTATGTTGATGGTGCTATGAATGATTTTCCAAGGCCGAGTTTATATGGAGCCATTCATCATGCTGAAATCGTAAATTTCAAACAGGATGTTAATTTACGTGAAAAATTAAAAAATAATTTTTTAAATTGGAATATTGTTGGGCCCGTTTGCGAGAGTGGAGATTTCTTATCTAAAAATACTCTTCTGCCTGAAGTTCAAAAAGGCGATATTATAGCTTTTTTTGAGGCAGGAGCCTATTGTCGCTCAATGGCAAGTACGTATAATTTACGATCCTTAACAAGTGAAGTCTTTGTTAAAGACGGAAAAATTTTACATGTAATTCAGGGTTAA
- a CDS encoding SpoIIE family protein phosphatase, which translates to MKLAPKIIILLLIVTLGVMSIYSFYQVRRAEKSFNADAEANHVLLLSNSLGFLSKSLWELDKDIAARGMKPLFEAETVINIQIYDAEGNFFSGFQYNLNKDNKKELAEYEDRHKEKDLSAKELILKKTKFDLVPSKMVSPMINLTDDKHRLIGSLWWKETEISDPKFLGYVVLNFSTEYIAKRLFEQKVSFILFTLGLSLAILALTYSFLEKQVINPIRKLMQASLDIADGRFTRLQSRSRFQIGSGEDEIDKLTTNFNFMVDKIEHSLNMIRGLSEASQAIVKCMNISESIQIYEKYLKDLIRVLKVEVWLNEDNEASDETKAVVRVSDQKKIESKNDISNKLQNDKHFINEDSKFSFSDDYINFSILAVPLLNSKNKKIGVVELYFTKGSVDNSDESRGIINSLTTSLITAIENDWYVLREKNRANLERDIELASAVQDSIISKSFPESRFYDSSTFFKTASQCGGDWFGVYEVEDGKILVLFGDVTGHGTPAALITAVTRGSADMLLQFIKLGKADISKDFPSQVLQFINECIVDTGKQTYLMTMVAALIDFKNQKIFASSAGHTPPALITTVQGKNEVKYIYPATGSRLGFAKGALYETKEFEFIPGQKIIFYTDGIVEGESPKSKEYGLKNFKKSMESHGAQEPEEFIKNITNDAYTFFSGVPQKDDIALLAIRFLNEKENKNINPNINKSDAA; encoded by the coding sequence ATGAAGCTTGCTCCTAAAATCATCATACTTCTTCTTATAGTTACCTTAGGTGTAATGTCTATTTATAGCTTTTACCAGGTAAGGCGTGCAGAAAAATCTTTTAATGCAGATGCCGAAGCAAATCATGTGCTGTTACTTTCAAATTCTTTAGGTTTTTTATCAAAATCACTCTGGGAACTAGATAAAGATATTGCAGCAAGGGGAATGAAACCTTTATTTGAAGCAGAAACAGTAATAAATATTCAAATTTATGATGCTGAAGGAAACTTTTTTTCTGGTTTTCAATATAATTTAAATAAAGACAATAAAAAAGAACTCGCTGAATATGAAGACAGACATAAAGAAAAAGATTTATCAGCAAAAGAATTAATTTTGAAAAAAACAAAATTTGATTTAGTACCATCTAAAATGGTATCACCAATGATAAATCTAACAGATGATAAACATCGTTTAATTGGATCATTATGGTGGAAAGAAACAGAAATTTCTGATCCTAAATTTCTTGGTTATGTTGTCTTAAATTTTTCAACTGAATATATTGCAAAACGTTTATTTGAACAAAAAGTGAGTTTTATTTTATTTACTCTTGGTCTTAGTTTAGCAATTTTGGCTTTAACCTACTCATTCCTAGAAAAGCAAGTTATAAATCCAATTAGAAAATTAATGCAAGCTAGTCTTGATATTGCCGATGGTCGATTTACCCGATTACAATCGAGATCAAGATTTCAAATAGGCTCTGGTGAAGATGAAATTGATAAATTGACAACAAACTTTAATTTCATGGTTGATAAAATTGAGCATAGTTTAAATATGATTCGAGGTCTATCAGAAGCTTCTCAGGCAATTGTAAAGTGCATGAATATTAGTGAGTCCATTCAAATTTATGAAAAATATTTAAAAGATTTAATTAGAGTATTAAAAGTAGAGGTATGGCTAAATGAAGATAATGAAGCTTCTGATGAAACAAAAGCGGTAGTTCGTGTTTCTGATCAAAAAAAGATCGAAAGTAAAAATGATATCTCTAATAAATTACAAAATGATAAACATTTTATAAATGAAGATAGTAAATTTAGTTTTTCAGATGACTATATAAACTTCAGTATTCTTGCTGTTCCTTTATTAAATTCAAAAAATAAGAAAATTGGAGTTGTAGAACTCTATTTTACAAAAGGCTCAGTAGATAATAGTGACGAGTCAAGAGGAATTATAAATAGTTTAACAACCTCATTAATAACTGCCATAGAAAATGATTGGTATGTTTTACGTGAGAAAAATAGAGCAAACTTAGAGCGAGATATCGAATTAGCGAGTGCTGTTCAGGATTCCATTATATCAAAATCATTTCCTGAATCTCGTTTTTATGATTCTTCGACTTTTTTTAAAACTGCTAGCCAATGTGGTGGTGATTGGTTTGGAGTTTATGAAGTTGAAGATGGAAAAATTTTAGTGCTTTTTGGTGATGTTACAGGTCATGGGACTCCTGCTGCCTTAATTACAGCTGTAACTCGTGGGTCAGCTGATATGCTTTTACAATTTATCAAATTAGGTAAAGCAGACATTTCTAAAGATTTTCCATCCCAAGTTTTACAATTTATAAATGAATGTATTGTTGATACTGGTAAGCAAACTTATTTAATGACAATGGTAGCTGCCCTAATAGATTTTAAAAATCAAAAAATATTTGCTTCTTCTGCTGGTCATACGCCTCCTGCATTAATCACTACTGTACAAGGTAAAAATGAAGTTAAATATATTTATCCAGCAACAGGTTCTCGTTTAGGATTTGCTAAAGGCGCTTTATACGAGACAAAAGAATTTGAATTTATACCTGGCCAAAAAATAATATTTTATACTGATGGGATTGTAGAAGGAGAGTCTCCTAAATCAAAAGAATATGGATTAAAAAACTTCAAAAAATCTATGGAAAGCCATGGGGCTCAAGAGCCTGAAGAATTTATTAAAAATATTACAAATGATGCATACACATTTTTTTCAGGTGTTCCTCAAAAAGATGATATTGCATTATTGGCAATAAGATTTTTAAATGAAAAAGAAAATAAAAACATCAATCCTAACATCAATAAATCAGATGCAGCATGA
- the mutM gene encoding bifunctional DNA-formamidopyrimidine glycosylase/DNA-(apurinic or apyrimidinic site) lyase encodes MPELPEVQNFANALNKNYAGLKIKEIKFHRENLRYPFEKKELSEIFALGNKFVGCYREGKQLVLETSQGSVNVSLGMSGSFKPIHSSKVKEKHQHVSLFFENGEAFAYVDPRRFGFWKVKKANDPVTLICDPLIQKDLEDLFLTEQVSSKNCSVKDLLMDQKLIGGIGNIYALEALYLAKISPLKLCSNVTIKEWKQLSNEIPKILLKAIELGGSSVATYLSLNGTKGSFQDLHQVYGRTGENCLKKGCKGVIQRIVQKGRSSWLCPFCQKE; translated from the coding sequence ATGCCTGAACTTCCCGAAGTACAAAATTTTGCAAACGCTTTAAATAAAAATTATGCAGGACTTAAAATAAAAGAAATTAAATTCCATCGTGAAAATTTGCGTTACCCTTTTGAAAAAAAAGAATTGTCAGAAATATTTGCATTAGGAAATAAATTTGTTGGTTGTTATCGAGAAGGGAAACAACTTGTTTTAGAAACTTCTCAAGGTTCTGTAAACGTAAGCCTTGGTATGAGTGGCTCTTTTAAACCAATACATTCGTCCAAAGTAAAAGAAAAACATCAACATGTTTCTTTATTTTTTGAAAATGGAGAAGCATTCGCTTATGTTGATCCACGACGATTTGGTTTTTGGAAAGTAAAGAAAGCAAATGATCCTGTGACTTTAATTTGTGATCCTTTAATTCAAAAGGATTTAGAAGATTTATTTTTAACGGAACAAGTTTCATCTAAAAACTGTTCTGTTAAAGATCTTTTAATGGACCAAAAATTAATTGGTGGAATTGGAAATATATATGCACTTGAAGCATTATATTTAGCTAAAATATCACCTCTAAAATTATGCTCAAACGTTACAATAAAAGAATGGAAACAACTATCTAATGAAATCCCTAAAATTTTATTGAAAGCTATAGAACTAGGGGGATCAAGTGTAGCAACTTACTTATCTTTAAATGGAACAAAAGGAAGTTTTCAAGATTTACATCAAGTCTATGGCAGAACAGGTGAAAATTGCTTAAAAAAAGGTTGTAAAGGCGTTATTCAACGTATTGTTCAAAAAGGCAGAAGCTCATGGCTTTGTCCGTTTTGTCAAAAAGAATGA
- a CDS encoding SDR family NAD(P)-dependent oxidoreductase, translating into MIKDSNPNSKKNQTVLITGASSGIGLDFAHLFAKDGYNLVLVARSGDKLEHLTNELIQKYNINCKPISCDLSQPGAAKELFRKTQSLDMHIDFLINNAGFGAMGFFHEIDLNTQTNMIQVNITSLTELTHIYLKPMLQKKFGKILNVASTAAFQPGPLMTVYYATKAFVLSFSEALDNELSGSGVNVTVLCPGPTMTGFQSAAKIDASSKIFNSKIAADSQSVALAGYKALIDSQRLIIPGVVNKIGACSVKFVPRYFATSITRWLQEKRV; encoded by the coding sequence ATGATCAAAGATTCAAATCCTAATTCTAAAAAAAATCAAACTGTTTTAATTACGGGAGCGTCTAGTGGAATTGGCTTAGATTTTGCTCATCTATTTGCTAAGGATGGCTATAATTTAGTTTTAGTGGCAAGAAGCGGTGATAAATTAGAGCATTTAACTAATGAACTTATTCAAAAGTATAATATAAATTGTAAGCCTATTTCATGTGATCTTTCGCAACCAGGTGCTGCAAAAGAATTATTTAGAAAAACTCAGTCACTTGATATGCATATTGATTTTTTAATAAATAATGCTGGATTTGGAGCTATGGGATTTTTCCATGAAATTGACTTAAATACACAGACGAATATGATTCAAGTAAATATTACTTCTTTAACAGAACTAACTCATATTTATTTAAAACCAATGCTACAAAAGAAATTTGGAAAAATATTGAATGTGGCATCAACGGCTGCGTTTCAACCAGGCCCTTTAATGACAGTATATTACGCAACAAAAGCATTTGTATTATCATTTAGTGAAGCTTTAGATAATGAACTATCAGGTTCTGGGGTAAATGTGACTGTTCTTTGCCCAGGACCTACAATGACAGGTTTTCAATCCGCAGCAAAAATAGATGCCTCTTCTAAAATATTCAACTCCAAAATAGCAGCCGACTCCCAATCTGTGGCATTAGCTGGGTATAAAGCATTGATCGATTCTCAAAGACTCATTATTCCAGGTGTTGTAAATAAAATAGGGGCTTGTTCTGTTAAGTTTGTGCCAAGATATTTTGCAACAAGTATTACTCGTTGGTTGCAAGAAAAAAGAGTATAA
- a CDS encoding SCP2 sterol-binding domain-containing protein, translated as MELIQENDTNYVELDEEKKLWSIADSFRLLVCTALRNLPPIDRSSLKGDYLFMIDGNPRFIVMVDEIGSWSVCLIKSYIEKSFFEFKVDSGCPWPVSESQIVNVIEGSSRSMILTDSSTLYKLLMGTLKAHIAFVTGKVTITGDLSAFLKMVSLLKRSGVKPKNDQRFKS; from the coding sequence TTGGAATTAATTCAAGAAAATGATACTAATTACGTTGAACTAGATGAAGAAAAAAAATTATGGTCAATTGCAGATTCTTTTCGATTATTAGTTTGTACAGCGCTTAGAAATTTACCACCCATTGATAGATCTTCTTTAAAAGGTGATTATTTATTTATGATTGATGGGAATCCCAGATTTATTGTTATGGTAGATGAAATTGGTTCGTGGTCTGTATGCCTTATAAAATCTTATATAGAAAAATCTTTTTTTGAATTTAAAGTAGATTCTGGTTGTCCATGGCCTGTTTCAGAAAGTCAAATTGTAAATGTAATTGAAGGTTCATCACGTTCTATGATCTTAACAGATTCCTCAACTTTATATAAATTGCTCATGGGCACTTTAAAAGCCCATATTGCTTTTGTTACAGGTAAGGTAACAATTACAGGTGATTTATCTGCATTTTTAAAAATGGTCTCGCTTTTAAAACGTAGTGGAGTAAAACCAAAAAATGATCAAAGATTCAAATCCTAA